A genomic stretch from Candidatus Nitrososphaera gargensis Ga9.2 includes:
- a CDS encoding phosphosulfolactate synthase yields MLDDLVKNRVDSKKPRKEGLTCTVDKLQGIDKENFSTLAPFIDVVKIYGALPMLISEESLKKKIKFYHDFGVRVSTGSTITEFAISESSLERFVKEAAKVGFDIIEVGENSIDLSIDQKRKISDLIQSAGLEFQWKVGKKDPRHQLGVDDTLEKIKEAVKMGSKKIVLEANEGVNVGIYDEKALVKWSFVGAITNEYPPSTFIFEAPLESQQSALIAEFGQRVNLAEVHPDAIASVESQRRGFLSKSAFGVSYLRRNPEGGPAAKFIYFVIRTKHPIEQSELVSMSHLPRRTVQAAVEDLKRQGLIIERNSLDDARKKVYQPVQSDWL; encoded by the coding sequence ATGCTTGACGACCTTGTAAAGAACAGAGTGGATTCGAAAAAGCCGCGCAAGGAGGGGCTGACCTGCACCGTAGACAAGCTGCAGGGTATTGACAAGGAGAACTTCTCTACCTTAGCCCCCTTCATAGACGTGGTCAAGATTTACGGGGCGCTTCCTATGCTTATCTCAGAAGAGAGCCTTAAGAAAAAGATCAAGTTCTACCACGACTTTGGGGTGCGCGTCTCGACTGGCAGCACGATAACCGAGTTTGCGATCTCGGAAAGCTCGCTAGAGAGGTTCGTCAAGGAGGCCGCCAAGGTGGGCTTTGACATCATTGAAGTTGGCGAGAACAGCATCGATCTGTCAATAGATCAAAAGAGAAAGATAAGTGACCTGATACAATCGGCTGGCCTTGAGTTCCAGTGGAAGGTAGGCAAGAAGGACCCGCGCCACCAGCTTGGAGTCGACGACACGCTTGAGAAGATAAAAGAAGCAGTCAAAATGGGCTCAAAGAAGATAGTGCTTGAGGCAAACGAGGGGGTAAACGTCGGCATCTATGACGAGAAGGCTCTGGTCAAGTGGAGCTTTGTTGGCGCGATAACAAACGAGTACCCGCCAAGCACGTTCATCTTTGAGGCGCCGCTAGAGTCACAACAGTCGGCGCTCATTGCAGAGTTTGGCCAGCGGGTCAACCTCGCAGAGGTACACCCGGACGCGATCGCGTCCGTCGAGTCGCAAAGGCGGGGCTTTCTCTCAAAATCGGCGTTTGGCGTATCTTATCTGCGCAGGAACCCCGAGGGTGGGCCGGCTGCAAAGTTCATCTACTTTGTGATCAGGACAAAGCACCCGATAGAGCAGAGCGAGCTTGTCTCGATGAGCCACCTGCCAAGGAGGACGGTGCAGGCGGCAGTTGAGGACCTCAAGCGGCAGGGACTAATAATCGAGAGGAACAGCCTCGATGATGCAAGAAAGAAGGTGTACCAGCCGGTTCAATCAGACTGGCTGTAG
- a CDS encoding ABC transporter permease: MLEKETQSQERRSKGRFDLADVANVALFLAAFVGVWQLVFLLGIWPESSLPSPATVVEAIGNLIANYSLPIGIGVTLLRLVAGFAISIGIGVAVGLAMVKFRGFGKTMSSFAVGLLTFPSIAWVPFAILLIGFNDLGILFVVVMASVFSVMITTYSSIRNIPPIYLRAGRNMGAKGFTLFRHVMIPAATPSLILGIRQAWSFAWHALIGAEILITTLYGLGHVLNVGREFGFMEDVIATMITIFAIGIVFDRVLFAKVEERVRTRWGLDQHAE, from the coding sequence TTGCTAGAAAAGGAAACACAATCGCAGGAGCGGCGCAGCAAAGGCAGATTTGATCTAGCGGACGTTGCGAACGTCGCGCTGTTCCTGGCCGCGTTTGTAGGAGTATGGCAGCTGGTATTCCTGCTTGGAATATGGCCTGAGAGCTCGCTGCCGTCGCCCGCTACGGTTGTGGAAGCAATAGGAAACCTGATAGCAAATTACTCACTTCCGATTGGGATTGGAGTAACGCTGCTCAGGCTTGTCGCAGGGTTCGCAATTTCAATTGGAATTGGCGTGGCGGTAGGGCTGGCGATGGTCAAGTTCCGCGGATTTGGCAAGACGATGAGCTCGTTTGCAGTCGGCCTCCTGACTTTCCCAAGTATCGCTTGGGTCCCATTTGCAATCCTGCTCATTGGATTCAACGACCTCGGGATATTGTTTGTAGTTGTCATGGCTTCAGTGTTTTCAGTCATGATAACGACGTACAGCTCGATCCGCAACATACCTCCAATCTATCTCCGTGCAGGCCGGAACATGGGCGCAAAAGGCTTTACACTATTTCGGCATGTTATGATCCCGGCGGCAACTCCGTCGCTCATCCTTGGGATAAGGCAGGCATGGTCTTTTGCTTGGCACGCGCTCATTGGAGCTGAAATACTAATAACTACTCTGTATGGCCTCGGCCATGTGCTGAACGTTGGAAGGGAGTTTGGCTTTATGGAAGACGTCATTGCAACCATGATTACAATTTTCGCGATAGGCATAGTGTTTGATCGTGTCCTCTTTGCAAAAGTCGAGGAAAGGGTAAGGACGCGCTGGGGCCTAGACCAGCACGCTGAATAA
- a CDS encoding ABC transporter ATP-binding protein: MISSEYRQSNAALLQIKNVSKTFSYADSRQNHTVLNKVSIDIKDGEFVTIVGPSGCGKSTLLNIIAGLEDPDSGKILVKGENKTSTDPGRLVIFQEGALFPWLTVLENVEFGLKLAGIPKDEQRKAASRFIDMVQLSKFADSYIYQLSGGMKQRVAIARALAIDPDILLMDEPFAALDVQTRDMLHNELLQIHEATKKTILFVTHNINEALALGTRVIVLSPRLGNIKREFTVNLPRPRDIDSPEIALIKRQILKELEEDFQFARKGNTIAGAAQQRQI, from the coding sequence TTGATATCATCTGAATACAGGCAAAGCAATGCTGCGCTGCTGCAGATCAAGAATGTGTCCAAGACCTTCTCCTATGCCGATAGTAGGCAGAACCATACTGTCCTGAACAAGGTCAGCATCGACATCAAGGACGGTGAGTTTGTGACAATCGTCGGGCCGTCTGGCTGCGGAAAAAGCACATTGCTCAACATTATTGCAGGGCTTGAAGACCCGGATTCTGGCAAGATACTGGTGAAGGGCGAAAACAAGACCTCCACTGACCCAGGCAGGCTGGTCATATTCCAAGAAGGCGCGCTCTTTCCCTGGCTCACAGTCCTTGAAAATGTCGAGTTTGGATTGAAGCTGGCAGGGATTCCAAAGGACGAGCAGCGCAAGGCAGCAAGCCGCTTTATAGACATGGTGCAGCTGTCGAAGTTTGCAGATTCATATATTTACCAGCTCTCCGGCGGCATGAAGCAGAGGGTGGCGATAGCCCGTGCCCTTGCAATAGATCCGGACATCTTGCTGATGGACGAGCCTTTTGCCGCGCTTGACGTGCAGACAAGGGACATGCTGCACAACGAGCTTTTGCAGATACACGAGGCAACAAAAAAGACTATTCTGTTCGTAACCCATAACATAAATGAAGCGCTGGCACTTGGCACCAGAGTAATAGTGCTCTCGCCCCGGCTTGGCAACATCAAGCGGGAATTCACAGTAAACCTTCCAAGACCTAGGGACATTGACAGCCCAGAAATCGCTCTGATCAAGAGGCAGATCCTGAAGGAGCTGGAGGAAGACTTTCAATTTGCTAGAAAAGGAAACACAATCGCAGGAGCGGCGCAGCAAAGGCAGATTTGA
- a CDS encoding ABC transporter substrate-binding protein, whose product MHSGVKLGVAGAIIAAVVFTSTPYFGFSGNDGCNFSNFGQSDVLRIGYFPNINHAQAVIGLGRGDFQEALDGIEVRTQIFNAGPAVIEALNAGAIDVAYVGPNPAVNGYVESNGCNLRIIAGAASGGAVFAVRGDAGIDSEADFAGKKFASPQLGNTQDVALRKYLLDHGYETKENGGNVEVLPAKNADIVTLMVKKEIDGAWVPEPWGAKLIKEANAKILVDERDLWPEGEFVTAHVIVRTDYLQNNPDTIRKLLEAHVDETNWINENPDEAIQVFNTELEKLTGKTIPEDEFEEGLSRMTLTWDPIKESLFQSANDAFDIGFLRARPDSGIYDLDLLNQVLSERGLPEIQ is encoded by the coding sequence ATGCATAGCGGGGTAAAACTTGGTGTTGCAGGCGCGATAATCGCCGCGGTGGTTTTTACCTCAACGCCGTACTTTGGGTTCTCTGGCAATGACGGCTGCAATTTCAGCAATTTCGGCCAGTCAGATGTGTTGAGGATAGGATATTTCCCGAACATCAACCACGCCCAGGCAGTCATAGGGCTTGGCCGGGGCGACTTTCAGGAGGCTTTGGACGGCATCGAGGTAAGGACCCAGATATTCAATGCGGGTCCCGCGGTCATTGAAGCGCTGAATGCCGGCGCGATAGATGTAGCGTATGTTGGTCCCAACCCTGCGGTCAACGGCTATGTAGAATCCAATGGCTGCAACCTCCGGATAATTGCTGGCGCAGCCAGCGGTGGCGCGGTGTTTGCAGTCAGGGGCGACGCAGGAATTGATTCGGAAGCCGATTTTGCCGGCAAAAAGTTTGCATCCCCACAGCTTGGCAACACGCAAGATGTCGCACTGCGCAAGTACCTACTTGATCATGGCTATGAGACAAAGGAAAATGGAGGCAACGTGGAGGTATTGCCAGCAAAGAATGCAGACATTGTCACCTTGATGGTAAAGAAAGAGATCGACGGCGCATGGGTGCCGGAGCCTTGGGGTGCCAAGCTGATAAAGGAAGCCAATGCCAAGATACTTGTTGACGAACGCGACCTCTGGCCGGAAGGCGAGTTTGTGACTGCGCATGTTATTGTCAGGACAGATTATCTTCAGAACAACCCTGACACAATAAGAAAGCTGCTGGAAGCACACGTTGACGAAACCAACTGGATAAACGAAAACCCGGACGAAGCGATACAGGTATTCAACACTGAACTGGAAAAACTTACAGGTAAAACTATCCCGGAAGACGAGTTTGAAGAAGGGCTATCAAGGATGACGCTAACCTGGGACCCGATAAAGGAATCGCTGTTCCAGTCGGCCAACGATGCATTTGACATAGGGTTCCTAAGGGCAAGGCCGGATTCCGGGATCTATGACCTCGATCTTTTGAACCAAGTTCTTAGCGAAAGGGGGCTGCCAGAGATACAATGA
- a CDS encoding thiamine pyrophosphate-dependent enzyme, which produces MVAEQGTKTAEIVAESLLDWGVDVIFGLPGDGINGFIEALRQRKDRIKFVLVRHEESAAFMACAYAKYTGKLGACVATSGPGAIHLLTGLYDAKADSTPVVAITGSTYSDMMGSNYQQDVNLLQLFSDVTVYNNMINSPEHAEMAVDIACRSAISKRGVSHLTIPIDVQEKQRSGKYSRHKVAGHTSDVFSSCVMPDPAILRKAADILNSGERVVLLVGQGALGAGAEVEAVSEMLGAPIVKALLGKAVVPDDHPNSLGGIGMLGTEPATDAMEQADTLLMVGTSFPYIDYLPKPGRARGIQIDLLPERIGLRFPVEAGLVGDAKTTLAALMPLLKKKENREFLRSRQDAMRSWMDLLRERSSRTDRPVKPQVVAAAVSEELQDDAIISVDSGTNTIWAAQYIQLRRGMKFSLSGTLASMACALPYAIAAQIAYPERQCVAFVGDGGFSMLMAEFATAVQYNLPIKVVIIKNNILGMIRWEQMAFLGNPEYGVEFTPIDFAEFAESCGGRGYSINEPAEVRSIISQAMGEKEPTIIEAYVDPFEPPMPPKVDMDFVRNLAESFARGQPYARRIGLTLFRNQVHETLRGVHSHDTEEAA; this is translated from the coding sequence ATGGTTGCAGAACAGGGAACAAAGACTGCCGAGATTGTGGCAGAGTCGCTGCTTGACTGGGGCGTAGATGTGATATTTGGCCTCCCCGGGGACGGCATCAACGGCTTTATCGAGGCGCTCCGACAGCGCAAGGACAGGATAAAATTTGTGCTGGTCAGGCACGAAGAGTCTGCCGCTTTTATGGCCTGCGCGTACGCAAAGTACACCGGCAAGCTGGGCGCGTGCGTCGCAACATCGGGGCCGGGCGCGATACACCTCCTGACAGGGCTGTACGACGCTAAGGCCGACAGCACGCCCGTGGTTGCCATAACTGGAAGTACGTACTCGGACATGATGGGATCGAACTACCAGCAAGACGTGAACCTGCTGCAGCTGTTCTCTGATGTCACAGTCTACAACAACATGATAAATAGCCCCGAGCACGCCGAGATGGCGGTAGACATTGCGTGCCGGAGCGCGATTTCAAAGCGCGGGGTCAGCCATCTTACGATCCCAATAGATGTCCAAGAGAAGCAGCGGAGCGGCAAGTACTCGCGCCACAAGGTGGCCGGCCACACGTCAGATGTCTTTTCCTCTTGTGTCATGCCAGACCCCGCCATTCTCCGCAAGGCGGCTGACATCCTTAACTCTGGCGAAAGGGTGGTGCTCCTCGTCGGTCAGGGGGCGCTTGGCGCCGGCGCCGAAGTGGAGGCAGTTTCAGAGATGCTGGGCGCCCCGATAGTCAAGGCGCTGCTTGGCAAGGCAGTGGTGCCAGACGACCACCCAAACAGCCTCGGCGGCATTGGCATGCTAGGCACAGAGCCTGCCACAGACGCGATGGAGCAGGCCGACACGCTGCTCATGGTCGGGACATCGTTCCCGTACATCGATTACCTGCCCAAGCCCGGCCGGGCAAGGGGAATCCAAATAGACCTGCTGCCAGAGAGGATAGGCCTGCGCTTCCCTGTGGAGGCGGGCTTGGTAGGCGACGCCAAGACTACACTTGCCGCGCTGATGCCGCTCTTGAAGAAAAAGGAGAACAGGGAGTTCCTGCGGTCAAGGCAGGACGCTATGAGAAGCTGGATGGACCTTCTCCGAGAGAGGAGCAGCAGAACTGACAGGCCGGTCAAGCCGCAGGTGGTTGCTGCCGCAGTGTCTGAAGAGCTGCAGGACGACGCGATAATCTCTGTCGACAGCGGCACCAATACCATCTGGGCTGCGCAGTATATCCAGCTCCGAAGGGGCATGAAGTTCTCACTTTCCGGCACGCTTGCTAGCATGGCCTGCGCTCTGCCCTACGCCATAGCGGCGCAGATTGCCTACCCCGAGAGGCAATGCGTCGCATTCGTGGGCGACGGCGGCTTTTCCATGCTGATGGCCGAGTTTGCCACGGCTGTACAATACAACCTGCCCATCAAGGTAGTGATAATCAAGAACAACATTCTTGGTATGATAAGGTGGGAACAGATGGCGTTCCTTGGCAACCCTGAGTACGGGGTCGAGTTCACGCCGATAGACTTTGCAGAATTTGCGGAGAGCTGCGGGGGCAGAGGATATTCCATAAACGAGCCGGCAGAGGTGAGATCGATCATAAGTCAGGCGATGGGTGAGAAGGAGCCCACGATAATAGAAGCTTATGTTGACCCGTTCGAGCCCCCGATGCCTCCAAAGGTGGACATGGATTTTGTCCGCAACCTTGCAGAGTCATTTGCAAGGGGGCAGCCGTACGCGCGCAGGATAGGGCTTACGCTCTTTCGCAATCAGGTGCACGAAACGCTGAGAGGCGTCCACTCGCACGACACTGAAGAAGCTGCGTGA
- a CDS encoding 4a-hydroxytetrahydrobiopterin dehydratase: MSEGEEEDYHKLSDKEIQQEVGKLDGWKVAGGKVNKTFEFDDFVQAFGFMTKVAMEAEKMNHHPEWFNVYNRVKIDLVTHDVGGISNYDIKLAKTIDRIAKG, encoded by the coding sequence ATGTCTGAAGGAGAGGAAGAGGACTACCACAAGCTATCAGACAAGGAGATACAGCAGGAAGTGGGCAAGCTTGACGGCTGGAAGGTCGCCGGCGGCAAGGTGAACAAGACGTTTGAGTTTGACGATTTCGTGCAGGCGTTTGGCTTTATGACCAAGGTCGCAATGGAGGCTGAAAAGATGAACCACCACCCTGAATGGTTCAACGTCTACAACCGAGTCAAGATAGACCTTGTGACGCACGACGTCGGCGGCATCAGCAACTATGACATCAAGCTTGCAAAGACCATAGACAGGATCGCAAAGGGCTGA
- a CDS encoding MEDS domain-containing protein: protein MPNLVKRSSGEHVMFLYDSLDARNKAALRYINDGLKNSQLVIYASVDADNESHISMISSKIRNYRKNIDQGNLLILKLRTFYERVLAGDLEAFKDFKELVEEIVRERVASGRTGEVLIVADCADELSRNKMFDESLFVERWWQNTYLEWLEGDLKITIICPHPGSVLENELFMSHKHDISSQHSMTLR, encoded by the coding sequence ATGCCAAACTTGGTCAAAAGATCTTCTGGCGAGCATGTGATGTTCTTGTACGACAGCCTTGATGCTCGCAACAAGGCGGCTCTAAGATACATCAACGATGGGTTAAAGAATTCTCAACTGGTTATTTACGCCTCCGTCGATGCGGACAACGAGTCGCACATCTCCATGATATCGTCAAAGATCAGGAACTACAGGAAAAATATTGATCAGGGCAACCTGCTGATCCTAAAATTAAGGACATTTTACGAGCGTGTATTGGCCGGTGATTTGGAGGCGTTCAAGGACTTCAAGGAGCTGGTAGAAGAAATAGTACGGGAAAGAGTCGCTTCTGGCAGGACCGGCGAGGTGCTTATCGTGGCCGACTGCGCAGACGAGCTATCAAGGAACAAAATGTTTGACGAAAGCCTGTTTGTCGAGCGGTGGTGGCAGAATACATATCTTGAATGGCTGGAAGGCGATCTAAAGATCACCATCATCTGTCCACACCCCGGCTCTGTGCTTGAGAACGAGTTGTTCATGTCTCACAAACACGACATCTCTTCCCAGCATAGCATGACCTTGCGCTAG
- a CDS encoding response regulator — protein MITQTSTTRKSVLVVDDEPDVLAIIKSSLQKSGFEVQGFTDSILALEHFQQHSTSYDIVLSDIRMPGMNGFKFARSVRAANSEIRIFLMTAFEMHKSELEKVLPSVRVDQIIQKPVSMREMVTTIEKSL, from the coding sequence ATGATCACACAAACATCAACAACAAGAAAATCGGTTCTTGTGGTTGACGATGAGCCCGACGTTCTTGCAATCATTAAATCATCCCTGCAAAAATCGGGCTTTGAAGTGCAAGGGTTTACCGACTCGATTCTGGCTCTTGAGCACTTTCAACAGCACTCAACCAGCTATGACATCGTTCTGTCAGACATCCGGATGCCGGGAATGAACGGCTTCAAGTTTGCGAGGAGCGTCAGAGCGGCAAATTCGGAGATCAGGATATTTCTCATGACCGCATTTGAGATGCACAAGTCCGAACTTGAGAAAGTGCTGCCCTCAGTCAGGGTCGACCAGATCATACAAAAGCCAGTGTCGATGCGCGAGATGGTCACGACGATAGAAAAGAGCCTCTGA
- a CDS encoding M20/M25/M40 family metallo-hydrolase: MPGLILDLQALIRQPSVSAKKQGLVECANLVAEIMHKAGINSEVLYLDDKSIPPIVYGEVKSKSNPDKTILFYNHYDVQPEEPLELWNDEPFSGKVEGNYIYGRGSADDKGELITRIKAVEYFLKKTGDVPCNVKFMVEGEEEIGSVHVEQYLTKYRDRLLCDGVIWEFGYVDAKDRPIISLGMKGLLYVELIARGPVRDTHSSLAVLIENPAWRLVSALATMRDQNGKILIKDWYKEVRAFTKEELGVISKEPFDEKEFKQEYGIDRFVKNAKGADVKKALVGMPTCNIAGFNSGYTGEGAKTVLPAQATVKIDFRLVPDMVPEKQLERLKRHLKLKGFGDIEVKFIHGEAAARTPIRDPFVRQVQQAARETFGSAITSVSSAGTGPMYSFVKVLKAPCISIGSTYMFARIHSPNEFARIDLLNKTTKCIGRIVEKFAG; the protein is encoded by the coding sequence ATGCCAGGGTTGATCTTGGACCTTCAGGCGCTTATCCGGCAGCCAAGCGTTTCTGCAAAAAAGCAGGGCTTGGTAGAGTGCGCCAACCTTGTTGCAGAAATTATGCACAAGGCCGGCATCAACTCTGAAGTGCTGTACCTAGACGACAAGAGCATCCCGCCGATAGTGTACGGCGAAGTAAAGTCCAAGTCAAACCCGGACAAGACGATACTGTTCTACAACCACTATGACGTGCAGCCTGAAGAGCCGCTTGAACTTTGGAATGACGAGCCCTTTAGCGGCAAGGTGGAGGGAAACTACATCTACGGCAGAGGCTCGGCAGACGACAAGGGAGAGCTGATAACGCGCATCAAGGCAGTCGAATATTTCTTGAAAAAGACAGGGGACGTGCCCTGCAACGTCAAGTTCATGGTGGAAGGGGAAGAGGAGATCGGGAGCGTGCACGTAGAGCAATACCTGACAAAATACCGCGACAGGCTCCTATGCGACGGCGTGATATGGGAGTTTGGCTACGTTGACGCAAAGGACAGGCCGATAATCAGCCTCGGCATGAAAGGTCTGCTCTATGTGGAGCTGATAGCAAGGGGGCCGGTGAGGGACACCCACTCGAGCCTTGCAGTGCTCATCGAAAACCCGGCGTGGCGCCTGGTTTCTGCGCTTGCCACGATGCGCGACCAGAACGGCAAGATCCTGATAAAGGACTGGTACAAGGAAGTCAGGGCTTTTACAAAGGAAGAGCTAGGCGTGATATCAAAGGAACCGTTTGACGAAAAAGAGTTCAAGCAGGAGTACGGCATAGATAGGTTCGTAAAGAACGCCAAGGGCGCGGACGTCAAAAAGGCCCTTGTTGGAATGCCCACCTGCAACATTGCCGGGTTCAACTCTGGTTATACTGGAGAGGGCGCCAAGACTGTCCTGCCGGCGCAGGCGACGGTCAAGATAGACTTTCGCCTTGTACCAGACATGGTGCCGGAAAAACAGCTTGAGCGGCTAAAGAGGCACCTGAAGCTGAAAGGCTTTGGAGACATTGAAGTGAAATTCATCCATGGTGAAGCAGCAGCAAGGACACCGATACGCGACCCGTTTGTCAGGCAGGTCCAGCAGGCAGCCAGAGAAACCTTTGGTTCGGCAATAACGAGCGTGTCTTCAGCCGGCACCGGCCCGATGTATTCCTTTGTAAAGGTACTCAAAGCACCCTGCATATCTATTGGCAGCACTTACATGTTCGCCCGCATCCACTCGCCAAACGAGTTTGCAAGGATCGATCTCTTGAACAAGACTACAAAGTGCATCGGCAGGATAGTGGAAAAGTTCGCAGGCTAG
- a CDS encoding 4-hydroxybutyrate--CoA ligase, protein MSNSIFFAPKSIAVIGASEKPGVGKTIFNNIAKHFKGKIYPVTPSNPTVSGLTAYKSVLDVPESVDLAVVAAPSRFTPAVMEEVGKKGIKGAIIVSAGFKEVDEAGAKLEKEVGEIAKKYGIRVIGPNCLGIMSLSANNMMNSTFLKITPKHGGIALVSQSGAICAATVEDAEAQNIGFSKVISMGNKVDMDESDVLELLAEDQDTRVIVMYLEDIRNARRFMDIARRITIERRKPIIVLKSGRTAEGAKAAASHTGALGGSDANYEAAFAQCGVIRVDTMGELFDLATAFSKQPLPDGGVVIVSNAGGPAIISTDACSRYGLKMADISSIRDDIAKVIPAYGSPRNPVDIVGDADYIRFENVLNLVLSHPNVGSVVTMCTPSATLNYDDLARVLVKMSKQFPNKTILASLMGLAEGIENRAIMSEGGVPYYLYSEPAIRTLKAMYDFKQWVDTASTKAPMLQFAKDKNKVKYIFDNVRKQGRTNLLEEEGYEVLRAYGFPTPKSILGTTEEECIRAAKEIGYPVVMKIASPDIIHKSDAGGVKVGVKNDDELRQAFRSIVESAKKYKADAKIKGVLVQEMVKSAKETILGASQDPTFGPVIMFGLGGIYVEVLKDVVFRVAPIDEREATKMVESIKTIKLLKGVRGEKPSDLKAISDSLQRLSQLVVDFPEIKEFDINPLLVLEEGKGARVVDARIILK, encoded by the coding sequence ATGTCCAACTCGATCTTCTTCGCTCCCAAGTCTATAGCCGTCATCGGGGCCTCGGAAAAACCCGGCGTGGGCAAGACTATCTTTAACAATATTGCAAAGCACTTTAAGGGCAAGATCTACCCTGTCACCCCGTCAAACCCGACCGTGAGCGGTCTGACTGCATACAAGAGCGTGCTTGATGTCCCAGAATCTGTGGACCTTGCGGTCGTGGCTGCCCCAAGCAGGTTCACCCCGGCGGTAATGGAAGAGGTGGGTAAGAAGGGGATCAAGGGCGCGATAATCGTTTCTGCAGGGTTCAAGGAGGTGGACGAGGCCGGCGCCAAGCTGGAAAAGGAGGTTGGCGAAATCGCCAAAAAATACGGCATCAGGGTGATAGGCCCAAACTGCCTTGGCATCATGAGCCTGTCGGCAAACAACATGATGAATTCTACTTTTCTGAAAATTACTCCAAAGCACGGGGGCATTGCGCTAGTGTCGCAGAGCGGCGCGATCTGCGCGGCCACCGTGGAGGATGCAGAGGCGCAGAACATCGGCTTTTCCAAAGTCATCAGCATGGGCAACAAGGTGGACATGGACGAAAGCGACGTGCTAGAGTTGCTGGCAGAAGATCAGGACACACGCGTAATCGTGATGTATCTTGAGGACATACGCAACGCAAGGCGCTTCATGGACATCGCAAGGAGGATAACGATCGAAAGGAGAAAGCCCATAATCGTGCTAAAGTCCGGCAGGACGGCGGAAGGCGCCAAGGCGGCAGCCTCCCACACCGGCGCGCTGGGCGGCTCTGACGCAAACTATGAGGCGGCGTTTGCCCAGTGCGGCGTCATCCGCGTCGACACTATGGGCGAGCTGTTCGACCTTGCCACCGCATTTTCAAAACAGCCGCTGCCAGACGGCGGAGTGGTCATTGTTTCAAACGCAGGCGGCCCCGCGATAATATCGACCGACGCCTGCTCAAGATACGGGCTAAAGATGGCCGATATTTCGTCAATCAGGGACGACATTGCCAAGGTCATACCGGCGTACGGGTCGCCTAGAAACCCGGTGGACATTGTGGGCGATGCAGACTATATAAGGTTTGAAAACGTGCTGAATCTAGTCCTTTCGCATCCAAACGTCGGCTCTGTAGTTACCATGTGCACACCTTCTGCCACCCTGAACTACGACGACCTTGCCCGAGTCCTTGTCAAGATGTCCAAACAATTCCCAAACAAGACAATACTTGCCTCGCTGATGGGGCTTGCCGAAGGAATAGAAAACAGGGCGATAATGTCCGAAGGCGGCGTGCCGTACTACCTATATTCAGAGCCGGCGATAAGGACACTCAAGGCGATGTACGATTTCAAACAATGGGTCGACACCGCCTCGACAAAGGCGCCGATGCTCCAGTTTGCCAAGGACAAGAACAAGGTCAAGTACATCTTTGACAATGTCCGCAAGCAGGGGAGAACCAACCTCCTTGAGGAGGAGGGCTATGAGGTACTCAGGGCCTACGGCTTTCCTACTCCAAAGAGCATACTTGGCACCACTGAAGAAGAATGCATAAGGGCTGCAAAGGAGATAGGCTACCCTGTCGTCATGAAGATAGCATCACCGGACATTATCCACAAGTCTGACGCCGGCGGCGTCAAGGTTGGGGTCAAGAATGATGACGAGCTGCGCCAAGCGTTCAGGTCGATAGTTGAAAGCGCGAAAAAGTACAAGGCAGACGCCAAGATAAAGGGAGTGCTCGTGCAAGAGATGGTCAAGTCAGCCAAGGAGACGATACTTGGCGCAAGTCAGGATCCGACATTTGGGCCGGTGATCATGTTCGGTCTTGGCGGCATCTATGTCGAGGTGCTCAAGGACGTGGTCTTCCGGGTCGCACCGATAGACGAGCGCGAGGCGACAAAGATGGTCGAATCGATCAAGACGATCAAGCTGCTAAAGGGCGTAAGGGGCGAGAAACCGTCAGACCTGAAGGCGATCTCGGATTCCCTCCAGCGGCTGTCCCAGCTCGTGGTCGACTTTCCAGAGATAAAAGAATTTGACATCAACCCGCTCCTTGTGCTCGAAGAGGGCAAGGGCGCGCGTGTGGTCGACGCCAGAATAATACTAAAGTAG